A DNA window from Ipomoea triloba cultivar NCNSP0323 chromosome 10, ASM357664v1 contains the following coding sequences:
- the LOC116032973 gene encoding acyl-CoA--sterol O-acyltransferase 1-like, with amino-acid sequence MEGEINNFIMVWTTVLACLCYCHFIGNLFPKPNFSRLSGVLPVAGIFFLLPLNLTSSNLGGGTAFLIGWLGSFKLLLFAFGRGPLCSSPPLPLSRFVALACLPIKFQEFDERSPEKKTGKSPANYLTKMVLLGMLFRVYTYENVPPKLLMLFYCCHIYFVLDLSLTAISAAVKAVGPVLSKDGVELEPPFDDPHLATSLQDFWGRRWNLMVTNILRPAVYDPVRVAAARILPEKWSALPAVAATFLVSGIMHEVVFYNIGRVKPSGEVMCFFLIHGVCLAMEIGAKKAINGRFCLPGIVSGPLSLSFVILTSFWLFFPPFLRNKPDVKGCQEVLAFIQFVKHKKLVSPSNITCPYL; translated from the coding sequence ATGGAAGGAGAAATCAACAATTTCATTATGGTATGGACTACTGTATTGGCTTGTTTGTGTTACTGCCATTTTATTGGTAATCTTTTCCCAAAACCCAATTTTTCAAGACTTTCCGGCGTTCTTCCGGTGGCCGgtatcttctttcttcttcctctcaaTCTCACCTCTTCAAATCTGGGCGGCGGCACCGCTTTCTTGATAGGCTGGCTGGGGAGCTTCAAGCTTCTTCTTTTCGCGTTTGGGAGGGGCCCTTTGTGTTCTTCCCCGCCGCTGCCGCTCTCCAGATTCGTGGCCTTAGCTTGCTTGCCGATCAAGTTTCAAGAATTTGATGAGAGATCGCCGGAGAAGAAAACCGGCAAGTCGCCGGCGAATTATTTGACGAAGATGGTTTTGTTGGGAATGCTGTTTCGTGTGTACACTTACGAGAATGTTCCTCCCAAGCTTTTGATGTTGTTTTACTGCTGTCATATCTATTTCGTCTTGGATCTATCCTTGACAGCTATAAGTGCTGCTGTCAAGGCAGTAGGGCCGGTTCTGAGCAAGGACGGGGTAGAGTTAGAGCCGCCATTTGACGACCCGCATTTGGCCACCTCGCTGCAGGATTTCTGGGGGCGGAGGTGGAATCTCATGGTGACTAACATCCTCCGCCCCGCCGTGTACGACCCGGTCCGGGTGGCGGCGGCCCGGATCCTGCCGGAGAAGTGGTCGGCGCTCCCGGCGGTGGCGGCGACGTTTTTGGTCTCCGGGATCATGCATGAGGTTGTGTTCTATAATATTGGGAGGGTGAAGCCCAGCGGAGAAGTgatgtgcttcttcctcatccaTGGAGTTTGTTTGGCTATGGAGATTGGCGCCAAGAAAGCCATTAATGGCAGGTTTTGCCTGCCTGGAATCGTCTCAGGGCCACTGTCTCTCTCCTTTGTCATCCTCACCAGTTTTTGGCTTTTCTTTCCTCCATTTTTGAGGAACAAACCAGATGTGAAAGGATGCCAAGAGGTTCTTGCCTTTATCCAGTTTGTTAAGCATAAAAAACTAGTTAGTCCAAGTAATATTACTTGTCCATATCTATAG
- the LOC116032972 gene encoding mannan endo-1,4-beta-mannosidase 6-like has product MMNSQLSERKLYTILGIFTLLSILYLNFSDRLFSFSSIPYLWQPKMEFAGVNRTRFVILNNERGGVEDFYINGWNSYWLMAESVWGESRQKVSEILERGAAMGLSVCRTWAFSDGPAAGPNALQLHPGVFNERAFQGLDYVVAEARRHRIRLILSLVNNLKAYGGTTQYVRWAQEAGVNVSSSSDSFFTNPTIKDYYKSYVKAVVTRKNSLSRIRYSDEPAIFAWELINEPRCTSSSCASDLQAWITEMAAFIKSLDHKHLVTIGLEGFYGQKTRTNLAVNPGEWTTSLGLDFIQNSATKNIDFASVHAYPQSWIPGANLTRRINFLSRWVDSHINDGENVLKKPVLFTEVGFPLGLQPGGSSERDTLLRIVYDRIYESAKNRRAGAGALYWQLLVEGMGKQYGDRFSLVAWQHPSTLKLITEQSFRLQNASSYQRQTNTNLSHVSAKTP; this is encoded by the exons ATGATGAACTCTCAATTGAGCGAGAGGAAGCTGTACACGATCCTAGGCATCTTCACTCTGCTCTCAATTCTCTATCTCAACTTCAGCGATCGTCTCTTCAGCTTTTCCTCCATCCCGTACCTATGGCAGCCGAAGATGGAGTTCGCGGGAGTCAATCGCACCAGATTCGTTATTCTCAACAACGAACGAGGAGGAGTAGAAGACTTTTATATCAATGGGTGGAATTCTTATTGGTTGATGGCGGAGAGCGTGTGGGGTGAATCCAGACAAAAGGTCTCTGAGATCCTCGAAAGAGGAGCTGCCATGGGATTGAGCGTTTGCCGGACCTGGGCTTTCAGTGATGGTCCCGCCGCTGGACCCAATGCTCTTCAGCTCCACCCTGGCGTCTTCAATGAAAGGGCCTTTCAG GGATTAGATTATGTAGTTGCTGAGGCAAGGAGGCATAGAATAAGATTAATCCTCAGCCTCGTCAATAATTTGAAAGCGTATGGTGGAACTACTCAATATGTTAGGTGGGCACAAGAAGCTGGTGTCAATGTCTCTTCTTCCAGTGATTCTTTCTTCACCAACCCAACTATAAAAGACTATTACAAATCGTACGTTAAG GCTGTTGTGACTAGAAAGAATTCCTTAAGCAGAATTAGATATTCAGACGAACCCGCCATATTTGCCTGGGAACTCATAAATGAGCCTCGATGCACATCCAGTTCATGTGCTTCCGATCTTCAG GCGTGGATTACTGAGATGGCTGCATTCATTAAGAGTTTGGATCATAAACATCTTGTGACTATCGGGCTCGAGGGGTTCTACGGTCAGAAAACGAGAACAAACCTTGCCGTGAATCCCGGAGAATGGACAACTTCCCTCGGTTTGGACTTCATACAGAACTCAGCAACTAAAAACATAGACTTTGCTTCTGTTCATGCTTATCCTCAAAGCTG GATCCCGGGTGCAAATTTAACCAGAAGAATAAACTTTCTCTCGCGCTGGGTGGATTCTCACATAAACGACGGGGAAAATGTCCTGAAGAAACCCGTCCTGTTCACAGAAGTCGGATTTCCTTTGGGTTTGCAGCCAGGAGGGTCTTCTGAAAGAGACACTCTTCTGAGAATAGTTTATGACAGGATTTACGAATCAGCCAAGAACAGAAGAGCTGGAGCTGGAGCCTTATATTGGCAGCTATTAGTAGAGGGAATGGGGAAACAATACGGGGATCGATTCTCGCTAGTCGCGTGGCAGCACCCTTCAACTCTCAAGCTGATTACAGAACAATCTTTCAGGCTGCAGAATGCATCTTCTTACCAGAGGCAAACAAACACAAACCTCAGTCATGTTTCAGCCAAAACACCATAG
- the LOC116033040 gene encoding acyl-CoA--sterol O-acyltransferase 1-like gives MEGDMKSVMKHWMEGEITIFIKIWLSIYFSLSYCFFIAKMAPIGLPRLLLFLPVISLFLLLPLALHSVHLCGITAFFISWLANFKLLMLAFNHGPLPSLSLPHFLVIACLPIKIHQKHTDTSVSSAQQDSDQHRQLSWFVNETEEKVQKHQTLIFSPNELFREKPPVEVSENRQKSAVSYAVKAVLMGLIIRILYEYSDSINSTVILIIYGFHIYLFLDIFLAFVAALARAVLGLELEPTFNEPYLSASLQDFWGSRWNLMVNRILRPAVYSPFLDASAKYLGRKWATYPAVMATFMVSGLMHELVYFYLGRVKPTWEITWFFLLHGACVAVEIAMKKTLRDRCRLPGILGTILTLGFVMLTGYWLFLPQLLRCEAFVKGVAEYAALGAFVKDVRMALTLGTRSS, from the coding sequence ATGGAAGGAGATATGAAGAGCGTGATGAAGCATTGGATGGAAGGAGAGATCACCATCTTCATCAAGATATGGCTCTCCATATACTTCTCTCTCTCCTACTGTTTCTTCATTGCAAAAATGGCTCCAATTGGCCTTCCCAGGCTGCTGCTTTTCCTCCCTGtaatctctctctttctcctcCTCCCTCTCGCCCTCCACTCCGTCCATCTCTGCGGCATCACCGCCTTCTTCATCTCCTGGCTCGCCAACTTCAAGCTCCTCATGCTTGCCTTCAACCATGGccctctcccttctctctcccTCCCCCATTTCCTCGTCATCGCCTGCCTGCCCATCAAAATCCACCAAAAACACACAGACACCTCAGTTAGTTCTGCACAACAAGATTCAGATCAGCACAGACAGCTCAGTTGGTTCGTAAACGAAACTGAGGAAAAAGTCCAGAAGCACCAGACACTGATTTTCTCACCTAATGAGCTGTTCAGAGAGAAACCGCCGGTGGAAGTGTCTGAGAATCGCCAGAAATCTGCTGTGAGTTATGCAGTGAAGGCAGTTCTGATGGGTTTGATCATCAGAATATTATATGAATATAGTGATAGCATAAACTCTACAGTTATACTGATTATATACGGTTTTCATATATATCTCTTCCTGGATATTTTTCTCGCCTTTGTTGCAGCACTGGCTCGCGCCGTTCTCGGCTTAGAGCTGGAGCCGACGTTCAACGAGCCATATCTTTCCGCTTCTTTACAGGATTTCTGGGGAAGTCGATGGAACCTCATGGTAAACCGTATCCTGCGCCCCGCCGTATATAGTCCCTTCCTCGACGCCTCGGCTAAGTATTTGGGCCGTAAGTGGGCCACGTACCCCGCCGTTATGGCCACGTTCATGGTATCGGGCCTAATGCACGAGCTGGTTTATTTCTACTTGGGCCGGGTCAAGCCCACTTGGGAGATCACGTGGTTCTTTTTGCTCCACGGGGCATGCGTGGCGGTCGAGATCGCAATGAAGAAGACGCTGAGGGATAGGTGCCGGTTGCCGGGGATACTTGGGACAATCCTAACCCTTGGATTCGTTATGCTCACCGGTTATTGGCTGTTCTTACCACAACTATTGCGGTGTGAAGCCTTTGTTAAGGGGGTTGCGGAATACGCGGCTTTGGGTGCGTTTGTGAAGGATGTTCGTATGGCTTTGACACTAGGCACAAGGAGTTCTTAA
- the LOC116031961 gene encoding acyl-CoA--sterol O-acyltransferase 1-like, with amino-acid sequence MEGDMKHWKEGEITVFIKLWLSIYLSLSYCFFAAKMAPIGLPRLLLFLPVIFLFLLIPLAFHSVHFCGITAFFISWLASFKLLMLAFNYGPLPSLSLPRFLLIACLPVKIHKKCTDSSVGSSNNTHYAQQDSGQHRQLNSFVNETEEKIQKHQTLILSPNELFREKPAMEVSENRQKSTVSYAVKAVLMGLIIRIYEYSDSINPTVIQIIHCLHIYLFLDIILGIVAALARAVLGLELEPQFNEPYLCSSLQDFWGNRWNLMVNRILRPAVYSPCLGISAKYLGRKWATYPAVIATFMVSGLMHELIYFYLGRVRPTWEVTCFFLLQGACVAVEIAVKKALRGRWRLPRILGTILTLGFVTLTRCWLFLPQLLRCEVFAKASAEYVALGAFVKDIRMTLALGARSA; translated from the coding sequence ATGGAAGGAGATATGAAGCATTGGAAGGAAGGAGAGATCACCGTCTTCATCAAGCTATGGCTCTCCATATACCTCTCTCTCTCCTACTGTTTCTTCGCTGCAAAAATGGCTCCCATTGGCCTTCCCAGGCTGCTGCTTTTCCTCCCTGTAATCTTTCTCTTTCTCCTCATTCCTCTCGCCTTCCACTCCGTCCATTTCTGCGGCATCACCGCCTTCTTCATCTCCTGGCTCGCCAGCTTCAAGCTCCTCATGCTTGCCTTCAACTATGGccctctcccttctctctcccTCCCCCGTTTCCTCCTCATCGCCTGCTTGCCCGTCAAAATCCATAAAAAATGCACAGACAGCTCAGTTGGTTCTTCAAACAACACTCATTATGCACAACAAGATTCAGGTCAGCACAGACAGCTCAATTCATTCGTAAATGAAACGGAGGAAAAAATCCAGAAGCACCAAACACTGATCCTCTCACCTAATGAGCTGTTCAGAGAGAAACCAGCAATGGAAGTCTCGGAGAATCGCCAGAAATCTACTGTGAGTTATGCAGTGAAGGCAGTTCTGATGGGTTTGATCATCAGAATATATGAATATAGTGATAGCATAAACCCTACCGTTATACAGATTATACACTGTTTACATATATATCTCTTCCTGGATATAATTCTCGGCATTGTTGCAGCCCTGGCTCGCGCCGTTCTCGGCTTAGAGCTGGAGCCGCAGTTCAACGAGCCATATCTTTGCTCTTCTTTACAGGATTTCTGGGGAAATCGATGGAACCTCATGGTAAACCGTATCCTGCGCCCCGCCGTATACAGTCCCTGCCTCGGCATCTCGGCTAAGTATTTGGGCCGTAAGTGGGCCACGTACCCGGCCGTTATCGCCACGTTCATGGTATCAGGCCTAATGCACGAGCTGATTTATTTCTACTTGGGTCGGGTCAGGCCCACTTGGGAGGTCACGTGCTTCTTTTTGCTCCAGGGGGCGTGTGTGGCGGTCGAGATCGCAGTGAAGAAGGCGCTGAGAGGTAGGTGGCGGTTGCCCAGAATACTTGGGACGATCCTGACCCTTGGATTCGTTACGCTCACCCGTTGTTGGCTGTTTCTACCGCAACTATTGCGGTGTGAAGTCTTTGCTAAGGCGAGTGCGGAGTACGTAGCTTTGGGTGCATTTGTGAAGGATATTCGTATGACTTTGGCACTAGGCGCAAGGAGTgcttaa
- the LOC116033402 gene encoding acyl-CoA--sterol O-acyltransferase 1-like, translating to MEGDMKHWMEGEITVFIKLWLSIYLSLSYCFFAAKMAPIGLPRLLLFLPVISLFLLLPLALHSVHFCGITAFFISWLANFKRLMLAFNHGPLPSLSLPHFLVIACLPIKIHQKHTDSSVGSSNNTNSAQDSGQRRQLSWFVNETEDRVQKHQTVILSPNELFRDKPPVEVSENRQKSAASYALKAVLMGLIIKIYEYSDGINPSVIMIIYCLHIYLFIDIILALVAALARAVFGLELEPTFNEPYLSSSLQDFWGSRWNLMVNRILRPAVYSPFLDVSDKYLGRKWATYPAVIATFMAHMGGHVVLFAPWGVRGSRDCSEEGVEGQVAVAGYTWDDPDPWILYAHRQLVVLTAAVAM from the exons ATGGAAGGAGATATGAAGCATTGGATGGAAGGAGAGATCACCGTCTTCATCAAGCTATGGCTCTCCATATACCTCTCTCTCTCCTACTGTTTCTTCGCTGCAAAAATGGCTCCCATTGGCCTTCCCAGGCTGCTGCTTTTCCTCCCTGtaatctctctctttctcctcCTCCCTCTCGCCCTCCACTCCGTCCATTTCTGCGGCATCACCGCCTTCTTCATCTCCTGGCTCGCCAACTTTAAGCGCCTCATGCTTGCCTTCAACCATGGccctctcccttctctctcccTCCCCCATTTCCTCGTCATCGCCTGCCTGCCCATCAAAATCCACCAAAAACACACAGACAGCTCAGTTGGTTCTTCAAACAACACTAATTCTGCACAAGATTCAGGTCAGCGCAGACAGCTCAGTTGGTTCGTAAATGAAACTGAGGATCGAGTCCAGAAACACCAGACAGTGATCCTCTCACCTAATGAGCTGTTCAGAGATAAACCGCCGGTGGAAGTCTCTGAGAATCGCCAGAAATCTGCTGCGAGTTATGCATTGAAGGCAGTTCTGATGGGtttgatcatcaaaatatatgaatatagtGATGGCATAAACCCTTCAGTTATAATGATTATATACTGTTTACATATATATCTCTTCATAGATATAATTCTCGCCCTTGTTGCAGCCCTGGCTCGCGCCGTTTTTGGCTTAGAGCTGGAACCGACGTTCAACGAGCCATATCTATCCTCTTCTTTACAGGATTTCTGGGGAAGTCGATGGAACCTCATGGTAAACCGTATCCTGCGCCCCGCCGTATACAGTCCCTTCCTCGACGTATCAGACAAGTATTTGGGCCGTAAGTGGGCCACGTACCCAGCCGTTATAGCCACGTTCATG GCCCACATGGGAGGTCACGTGGTTCTTTTTGCTCCATGGGGTGTGCGTGGCAGTCGAGATTGCAGTGAAGAAGGCGTTGAGGGGCAGGTGGCGGTTGCCGGGTATACTTGGGACGATCCTGACCCTTGGATTCTTTACGCTCACCGTCAGTTGGTTGTTCTTACCGCAGCTGTTGCGATGTGA
- the LOC116031466 gene encoding uncharacterized protein DDB_G0283357-like, which produces MEGVGARLGRSSTRYGPATVFTGPVRKWKKRWVHVTPPNSGNVNQNHQQATANGGVNGNNGSHLLLLKWTPITARQNNNNSNNSNGGVDKNDDSKSSAKDDDVAVEEPRKRKFKYIPIAVLEEQKNESIEDAECEAKPIDTETDVGQPTSKADGSDEKPNIDDATMEENQAPEGSNSHGHNTNESTLDLSLGLAGDGENDLLKDESEEMKES; this is translated from the exons ATGGAGGGAGTGGGGGCCAGACTCGGCCGATCCTCGACACGCTACGGACCTGCCACCGTTTTTACCGGTCCTGTCAGGAAATGGAAGAAGAGGTGGGTCCACGTAACGCCGCCGAACTCCGGCAATGTCAATCAGAATCATCAGCAGGCCACGGCGAACGGCGGAGTTAACGGAAATAATGGCTCTCATCTCTTGCTTCTCAAGTGGACACCTATTACTGCGAGGCAGAACAATAACAATAGTAATAACAGCAATGGCGGCGTCGATAAGAATGACGACTCCAAAAGCTCCGCCAAAGACGATGATGTTGCTGTGGAGGAGCCGCGGAAGCGGAAATTTAAGTATATACCG ATTGCTGTGcttgaagaacaaaaaaatGAGTCCATAGAAGATGCTGAATGTGAAGCCAAACCAATAGACACTGAAACGGATGTAGGCCAGCCGACTTCTAAGGCTGATGGCTCAGATGAAAAACCAAACATCGATGATGCCACAATGGAGGAAAATCAG GCTCCAGAGGGTAGCAATTCACATGGACACAACACAAATGAAAGCACATTGGATTTGAGTTTGGGCTTGGCTGGTGATGGAGAAAATGACTTACTAAAAGATGAATCAGAAGAAATGAAGGAAAGTTGA
- the LOC116032799 gene encoding 60S ribosomal protein L6-like encodes MAAKKSPRNPELIRGVGKFCRSKMYHKRGLWAIKAKNGGKFPHHEKKPAVAPAAEKPPKFYPADDVKKPLVNKHKPKLTKLRSSITPGTVLIILAGRFKGKRVVFLKQLPSGLLLVTGPFKINGVPLRRVNQAYVIATSTKVDVCGVNVEKIDDKYFAKLADKKKKKTEGEFFESEKEEKNVIPQERKDEQKAVDAALIKAIESVPDLKAYLGARFSLKAGMKPHELVF; translated from the exons ATGGCGGCGAAGAAGTCTCCCCGTAATCCTGAGCTAATCAGGGGCGTCGGCAAGTTTTGCCGGTCGAAGATGTACCACAAGAGGGGACTTTGGGCTATCAAGGCGAAGAACGGCGGAAAATTCCCTCACCACGAGAAGAAGCCAGCCGTTGCGCCGGCGGCCGAGAAGCCACCGAAGTTTTACCCCGCCGACGATGTTAAGAAGCCTCTCGTCAACAAGCATAAGCCTAAGCTGACTAAGCTTAGGTCCAGTATTACTCCTGGGACTGTTCTGATTATCCTTGCCGGCAGGTTCAAGGGTAAGAGAGTTGTGTTCTTAAAGCAGCTTCCTTCTGGCCTTCTCCTTGTTACTGGTCCTTTTAAGATCAATGGAGTTCCTCTGAGGCGCGTGAACCAGGCTTATGTGATTGCAACTTCCACCAAGGTTGACGTTTGCGGTGTCAATGTCGAGAAGATTGACGACAAGTACTTTGCTAAGCTGGCagataagaagaagaagaagactgaaGGAGAGTTCTTTGAGTCCGAAAAAGAG GAGAAGAATGTGATTCCACAAGAGAGGAAGGATGAGCAGAAGGCTGTTGATGCAGCTTTGATTAAAGCCATCGAGTCAGTGCCAGATTTGAAGGCTTATTTGGGTGCAAGATTCTCACTGAAGGCCGGCATGAAACCTCACGAGCTGGTCTTTTAG